ACCGATTTCGTCACCAAGCCCTGGTCGAACGAGCGGCTGCTCGCCACCGTCCGCACCGCCGCCGCGCTGCGCCGCTCGCGCCGGGAAACGGCGGGTGAAACGGGGGGCGAGGCCGGAACCGGGAAGGCCAAGGCGCGGGCGATCGCCACCCCTGCCCCGTCCAGTCCGTTGCTCGGCTCGTCGCCAGCGATGGCGCGCGTCCATTCGCTGATCGAGCGCGCCGCGCCGACCGACGCCAATGTCCTGATCCTCGGCGAGAACGGCACCGGCAAGGAGCTGGTCGCGCGCGAACTGCATCGCCAGTCGCGCCGCGCCGGCGGGATCATGCTGTCGGTCGATCTCGGCGCGGTCGCCGAGAGCCTGTTCGATTCGGAGCTGTTCGGCCATGTGAAGGGCGCCTTCACCGATGCGCGGGGCGATCGCGTCGGTCGCCTCCAGGCTGCCGACGGCGGCACCCTGTTCCTCGATGAAGTGGGCAATCTGCCGCTCCATCTCCAGCCCAAATTGCTGACCGCGCTGGAGCAGCGCCACGTCACCCCGGTCGGCGCCAACCGCGCCGTGCCGATCGACGTGCGGATCATCTCCGCCACCAACCTCTCCGCCGAGCAGCTGTCCGACGAAGCGCGCTTCCGGCAGGATCTGCTGTTCCGGCTCAACACCGTCGAGATCATGCTGCCGCCGCTGCGCGAACGGCGCGAGGATATCCCGCTGCTGCTCGCCCATTTCCTGCACGATTATGCCCGCAAATATGACAAGCCCGCGCGCGCGATTCCCGCTGCGGTGATGGCGGAGCTGGTCGCCTATGACTGGCCGGGCAATGTCCGCGCGCTGCGCCATGCCGCCGAGCGCGCCGTGATTCTCGCCGAAGGGCCGGCGCTCACCATCGCCGACTTCCCGCTGCCGCGCGCGGCCAGCGTGGACAAGCCCCGTCTGGCGCCGGCCGCATCGGCCGGCATCGGCGACGGCGACCTCAATCTCGAACGTGCCGAACGCGACCTGATCGAGCGCGCGCTCAAGAAGCATGGCTACAACATCTCCAACGCCGCCGCCGAACTGGGCCTGACGCGCGGGACGCTCTATCGGCGCATGGAGAAATATGCGCTCTAGCGGCCGCTTCGTCGTCGTCGTCGGCGGCTATCTGGCGATGCTGACGGCGGTCGTGCTGCTGCTCGCGTGGCTGCTGCCGCAACCGGGCTTCGCCGCCACCAAGATCCTGCTCGCGCTCGGCGCCGCGATCCTGCTCTGGCAGCTATGGCGCCAGACGCAGCGGACCAACATCGCCATCGCCCGCTTCGTCTCGGCGCTGGAGCATGGCGATCTCGCCCAGACCTTCCGCACGCTCGGCCAGGGCACCGGCTTCGACGAGCTCGGCACCGCGCTCGATCAGGCCTTGCGCCGGCTGCGGCAGGACCGCGCCGCCGATGCCACCGAGAACCGCTTCTCGGCCGCGCTGGCGGACGAAGCGCCGACGCCGCTGCTGACCATCGACCCGGCGGGCACGGTGCGGCTCGCCAACAAGGCGGCGCGGCGGCTGTTCGGCGGCGGCGACGGCCGGCGGACGGCGGAGTTCGATCGCTATGGCGCGGGCGTCCCGGCTGCGCTCGACGCGATCGTGCCCGGCGAGCGGCGAATGTGTCGCATCCGGGTGGGCGAGCTCAACGAGCGCACGACCCTTGCCTGCACCGGCTTCGATCGCGGCGACGAGCACTGGCGCATCGTCTCGGTGCAGATCATCCAGGGCGAACTCGACGCCGCCGAGATCGCCACCCAATCCGATCTGGTCCGCGTGCTGACCCACGAGATCATGAACTCGATCACCCCGGTGACCTCGCTCGCGGCGACCGCGGCGGGGCTGATGGTCGCCGCCGATCGCGGCGACGATCCGGCGATCGGCGATGCCCGCATGGCGGTGGAGGCGCTGGCCAAGCGCGCGCAGGGCATTTCCCACTTCGTCGATTCCTATCGCGAGTTCAGCACCGCGCCGGCGCTGACGATGACGCGCTTCGCGGCGAAGCCGTGGCTCGATCAGCTGGGCCGGCTGTTCGCGGCGATGCCGCAGGCCTCAGGCGTGGCGATCGCGCTCTCCGTCCAGCCCGAGACGCTGGAGCTGCACGCCGACATCGACCTGCTCGCGCAGGTCGTGCTCAACCTGCTCAAGAACGGCGCGGAGGCCAGCGCGCACGCGCCGACGCCGCGCGTCCAGGCCATGATCGGCCAGACCGTCCAGCGGCGGACACGGATCGTCATCGCCGACAATGGCCCCGGCATCGACGACAAGCTGGCCAAGGACATCTTCCTGCCCTTCTTCACCACCAAGCGATCGGGGACCGGCGTCGGATTGAGCTTCGCCCGGCAGGTGGTGCTGCTCCACCACGGATCGATCGACGTCACCCGCGGCGCGGACGGCGGCGCCCAGTTCGAGATCCTGATCTAGCGCGTCGGTATAGCCATGTTCCGTTCGTCCCGAGCGCAGTCGAGGGACAGGATGCCAGCATGGCGTGTGCAGCGCGTACCTCGACTACGCTCGGCACGAACGGCTCCGATGAAACGCGCGATGTTTTC
This genomic window from Sphingomonas abietis contains:
- a CDS encoding sigma-54-dependent transcriptional regulator encodes the protein MQRAKPYELCLVIDDDEDILFAASLVMRQLFADVATTTSPQDGLETIRSRAPDVILLDANFARGATDGAEGFAWLGKMLALDPDAAIVLITAHGGVQVAVEAMKRGATDFVTKPWSNERLLATVRTAAALRRSRRETAGETGGEAGTGKAKARAIATPAPSSPLLGSSPAMARVHSLIERAAPTDANVLILGENGTGKELVARELHRQSRRAGGIMLSVDLGAVAESLFDSELFGHVKGAFTDARGDRVGRLQAADGGTLFLDEVGNLPLHLQPKLLTALEQRHVTPVGANRAVPIDVRIISATNLSAEQLSDEARFRQDLLFRLNTVEIMLPPLRERREDIPLLLAHFLHDYARKYDKPARAIPAAVMAELVAYDWPGNVRALRHAAERAVILAEGPALTIADFPLPRAASVDKPRLAPAASAGIGDGDLNLERAERDLIERALKKHGYNISNAAAELGLTRGTLYRRMEKYAL
- a CDS encoding sensor histidine kinase, with protein sequence MRSSGRFVVVVGGYLAMLTAVVLLLAWLLPQPGFAATKILLALGAAILLWQLWRQTQRTNIAIARFVSALEHGDLAQTFRTLGQGTGFDELGTALDQALRRLRQDRAADATENRFSAALADEAPTPLLTIDPAGTVRLANKAARRLFGGGDGRRTAEFDRYGAGVPAALDAIVPGERRMCRIRVGELNERTTLACTGFDRGDEHWRIVSVQIIQGELDAAEIATQSDLVRVLTHEIMNSITPVTSLAATAAGLMVAADRGDDPAIGDARMAVEALAKRAQGISHFVDSYREFSTAPALTMTRFAAKPWLDQLGRLFAAMPQASGVAIALSVQPETLELHADIDLLAQVVLNLLKNGAEASAHAPTPRVQAMIGQTVQRRTRIVIADNGPGIDDKLAKDIFLPFFTTKRSGTGVGLSFARQVVLLHHGSIDVTRGADGGAQFEILI